One window of Cotesia glomerata isolate CgM1 unplaced genomic scaffold, MPM_Cglom_v2.3 scaffold_1058, whole genome shotgun sequence genomic DNA carries:
- the LOC123273547 gene encoding uncharacterized protein LOC123273547 yields MDIENVLPDSQMGFGKGRSCTDAIFTLLSAIQIQFRHNDDREIYGVLVDFQRAFDSVPHARLWQKLQDLNVSSKFINTIRSLYDQASMQGESLSPDLFLLYLHDFEKFFRSKGLYALDINEVVDILLLLYADET; encoded by the exons ACCTGATTCACAGATGGGCTTCGGGAAAGGACGCAGCTGCACGGATGCCATCTTTACGCTTCTCAGTGCCATTCAGATACAATTCCGTCATAACGATGACAGAGAAATTTACGGTGTACTTGTCGACTTCCAAAGAGCGTTTGATTCTGTGCCTCATGCGCGTCTTTGGCAGAAACTCCAAGATCTAAATGTCAGCAGCAAGTTTATCAATACCATAAGATCACTATATGACCAAGCGTCTATGCAA GGTGAATCCCTAAGCCCGGACCTGTTCCTCCTGTACTTGCATgactttgaaaaattcttcCGCTCCAAAGGTCTCTATGCTCTGGACATAAATGAAGTTGTTGATATTCTCCTGCTGCTGTACGCAgatgaaact